A genome region from Calypte anna isolate BGI_N300 chromosome 4B, bCalAnn1_v1.p, whole genome shotgun sequence includes the following:
- the ALMS1 gene encoding Alstrom syndrome protein 1 isoform X2 has protein sequence MEPGDEEEEAEGNQRVPGTESWYQLPAEVDASCLAAASVTKLSLTCDRNDLTEFPTLEEGALPSAEASQRQYPGGAAHGLLLDIQDSQCSPCFPLLMYSTPGQRLSDETLLQHSEMDFIPLRGVPDASAASEEPSKPSPSHEFVSWTDGESPSGAPSDFCTLSQHPFSFRDVEPFGASCSDCSSQPTSSSGQQLVNQEAVGGCENDTKEKALIPQASHSLANATSEGLLSKANSLKQVEAALTTQTCGMPVTDDSFSCDNQVPAALFELSEEEKRFLRHEEFSSSENSSCKTALSKNSEKREREVEKGKVKMAESESEEGMGQLEKVEKEKEVPDLNLFNNFPDDLRKYSCKISEAQDLFSAKDSETGEGMSGGCGVSFSGSKCLKSVAEELLGAFFDGDQKQVRFSPAVRFGKEEFIPTVASDCAAEQPVVTDREAPSPCGVDAPVEAEPGASRSELTSSDFSIERGHKVTGISPSFNLVGDGSFSVHLAHPSYQSTPGIVLRRNVKAGELGVPVLKADTQASPSCPNEEASENSASTPLSEGQRSLQAAQKEHSQLFESLKWKYPHSGRIQSLPSLNFMEKVGAWDVSQAEDASEAVTSCDPGGVSPRRKAWSAIASSSNNILSIQRSGRDPKDCVAASSRGTGSLGSWCFHNKNFLLVHSPLARSQSDNTVNVSSRKMEVTPPANSAEAAQSLEGQSHVLEVSENSLGGSKSQKCSAEIVSGPSGREKQSNFRGQSSDPNVFLSGEAVAQLLKEDGNSSADDQKNCDALGKESHNLNMPSDLISRDNFGDISPDSLNFLVTPGESSQRGLGSAGCPSGVSRHIFSSGKDDDFIPVGATSLETPVKEELNIEERIPIYLHNLGIDQSPGTILMPFAPRGPIREVEFSPSELRTLKDSTDTLTRTAPQPQGKFPSALQITPTNYNPSTSALNMSLPTSSELGFGLLSLCELSPHFSRSSGDKPTSQCSVLCHQLEGASPCAPQEESECSAISRGAEPNQQQPSPDCLSDRESPMLLAKHLEELLAKSEPQEVRSSPLSWPAGSSAGGKREMEVDRGSQTSSVGSKRTKGQESDSLVGSGALQEIHKLLAEAEDIAGRSCDPVVSTASARKMGETSPGLTKKKDGTEGFRLVKDRSPQFQKMLSWVETLTQRSMEEEESLAKPLNYKTGTLKWENPFEANLHNHGEIVKEMTKEFRTEKSAGRSEPEGCSSVTTDRNQPGVVGLAQSNGSSEGSAGRTSELGNPSSSATLGSVTSAAGDFQSMLAKAGGAGSKAGGTGGSEDSSSGDSLAAHVRNLLRSGSRARETLKSGEGEQRTAQAWMKLRLGSQSQESVTSLNEEHHQRIEEIKAELLLSAKKSALAKDSWGCSLGAAFGYSHKEGLNTNPLEASCDNRFPADRQTPAVRSKELSESSLNQAVPFYRADPAECCLLKDVGSQSWSTHQALPCSPHQTIPSAHPDAGEPHPSLQKEWDMCVTSSAAASDAQVLFPPEKQLSVEKSPENVTKHITSITFASQKRLQSPLTSLLLGSSLTRGGLDGVMPWEVGSAGTEEQSHGKQPWERSKTSPPPSPMLAGSVSSQIAFTAEEDRFHHVSTDSNRAGAHQEAACLSDQDSPSIHADGSHPLPAQAPHVLPQDVSALGRHSARLLGLDCATRFNPETNRLSEPHSVSSSQQEKSSSPGHIQVCQSLEGSGPTTQSDLLKGHMKLLEEKQKSPSAEVPLLQKEAGREQSCTSHHAAVAEGLPTTSPSPSPAKKVLSCVHITLSSKCSNSELQRGLVTEKEMRSWEKPEVNTQPVSLKTAETLLGAASDFAHLGPEDPRSSSFPPTVSAADPCLVLPSAPGTAGQGLPLQSWQSPQTPLLGSGASNLKDISISLVPAKTGKSTSDAATQITTESPEKTTFSAEICIHSEGGGNAVHQAPLQRAPELPNNPASLNRIPPFPRQGDQPLLLPYRPSGSTGMYYVPYSRARPQMSPGSNEALPPSAPAKVLGLNQNPPDSATLKQKAGIYSKRTKPKLAWAEEQMGASSEHTDHSKAVKTTHPVFRSAQLHLPHPEPIPQSSFLSNTELPEDSCGVAQTGTSPGAVLQKQRKAQPQQLGFSPGHKPGGDNEFFPLTAEADHSRNEDLDVSTALGDKTSGREPQGRREAGQKAGRSYPLPHLDESVEKELPPRQRTHSSGSLDELWIKFLECQKRHQHHHSRSELTLVERLERLARLLQSPMKQTLIAPKPGKNVCEKDLKGREEKKRRQAEKSMFRSTLEPDAACVGDRPHVTHDKNRFVELRKHRSGEKLLCHMNRIVEHQQYLETPSDTSSGSRLSRDPSTTIASTTSESDVVTLTEVETAAQTEVSSSISTIDTARLIRAFGHERVEVSPRLSQLYCAINHQKRHSEKWDKGSGKAEGVKYPKVAPERHEKRKEIQEATSLSLDSTSSSSSSSSSWGPSPALTHKRRTRMLSKGIQAGHLEIVSSATKKNTRDVGVTFPTPSPCQPNQRPQEPWCCVDGIFGGSDGVVTDHQAAGSKEKQKGQPGNFFVEKRAKRSRLHLPRGISWFVQAEGLKSESRKENHSSPFPGPGPSWFEPLPNTKSWREPLREKNWEEEQQRNRAQPGLPGRAAEERSSRPLGKLTLQEALAVHRPDFISRSGERVKHLKLVMEERRLQSELQAEREELFNPLEKRKGYRNASHMLSDRGFLIREKRRTIPRSEMVQRSKRIYEQLPEVQKKREEEKRKMEYNSYRLKAQLYKMKITNHVLGRKVPWN, from the exons GGAACAGAGTCATGGTACCAGcttcctgcagaagtggatgccagctgcttggctgctgcctCAGTGACAAAACTCAGCCTGACTTGTGACAGAAATGACCTGACAGAGTTCCCTACACTGGAGGAAGGAGCCTTGCCCTCAGCAGAAGCATCTCAAAGGCAGTATCCTGGAGGTGCAGCACATGGCTTACTGCTGG ATATCCAGGACAGTCAGTGCTCTCCCTGTTTTCCACTGCTGATGTATTCAACACCAGGCCAAAGGCTTTCAGATGAGACACTTCTCCAGCACTCAGAAATGGATTTTATTCCCTTAAG AGGAGTCCCTGATGCTTCTGCTGCATCTGAGGAGCCTTCAAAGCCTTCTCCCAGCCATGAGTTTGTGTCCTGGACAGATGGAGAGTCTCCCTCTGGTGCCCCTAGTGACTTCTGTACTTTGTCCCAGCACCCCTTTTCCTTCAGAGATGTGGAACCTTTTGGTGCCAGCTGTAGTGATTGCTCCTCTCAGCCAACTTCTTCCTCTGGACAACAACTGGTGAACCAGGAGGCAGTTGGAGGGTGTGAAAATGATACTAAGGAGAAGGCACTGATTCCCCAAGCAAGTCACAGTTTAGCAAATGCCACTTCAGAGGGGTTGCTGAGCAAGGCAAACAGCCTGAAACAAGTGGAAGCTGCTCTTACAACTCAGACCTGTGGTATGCCTGTAACAGATGACTCTTTCTCCTGTGACAACCAGGTACCAGCTGCTCTTTTTGagctttcagaggaagaaaagaggttCCTGAGGCATGAAGAGTTCTCCTCTTCAGAAAACTCTTCCTGTAAAACAGCACTGTCtaagaattcagaaaaaagagaaagagaagtggAAAAGGGGAAGGTAAAAATGGCTGAGAGCGAGTCAGAAGAGGGCATGGGGCAGCTGGAGaaggtggaaaaagaaaaagaggttcCTGACCTTAAtttgtttaataattttcctGATGATCTGAGGAAATACAGTTGTAAAATTTCAGAAGCACAAGATCTTTTTTCTGCTAAGGATTCTGAAACAGGTGAAGGAATGTCAGGGGGCTGTGGAGTGAGTTTCAGTGGCTCCAAATGCTTGAAGTCTGTGGCTGAGGAACTCCTGGGAGCTTTCTTTGATGGTGATCAGAAACAAGTGAGATTCTCTCCTGCAGTGAGATTTGGGAAAGAGGAATTCATCCCTACTGTGGCAAGTGACTGTGCAGCTGAACAACCAGTTGTGACTGACAGGGAAGCTCCTTCTCCATGTGGTGTGGATGCCCCAGTGGAAGCAGAACCTGGAGCCAGCAGGAGTGAGTTAACTAGTTCAGACTTTTCCATAGAAAGGGGACATAAAGTTACAGGCATTTCCCCCTCCTTTAATCTTGTAGGGGATGGCTCATTCTCTGTACACTTGGCTCATCCAAGCTATCAGTCCACTCCAGGGATAGTTCTGAGGAGAAATGTTAAGGCAGGAGAACTTGGTGTCCCTGTGCTCAAAGCAGATACTCAGGCCTCTCCTTCATGCCCAAATGAAGAAGCTTCAGAGAACTCTGCCAGCACACCTCTGTCTGAGGGGCAACGTTCACTCCAAGCTGCTCAGAAAGAACACAGTCAGCTTTTTGAGTCCTTAAAGTGGAAATATCCCCACAGTGGAAGGATTCAGTCTCTCCCATCACTTAATTTCATGGAGAAGGTTGGAGCTTGGGATGTGAGCCAAGCAGAGGATGCATCTGAGGCAGTGACTTCCTGTGATCCAGGTGGAGTTTCTCCTAGAAGGAAAGCCTGGAGTGCTATTGCCAGTTCTTCCAACAATATTCTGTCAATACAGAGGAGTGGTAGAGACCCCAAAGATTGTGTTGCTGCTTCCTCCAGAGGGACAGGTTCCTTGGGAAGTTGGTGTTTTCACAATAAAAACTTCCTGCTTGTCCACTCTCCTCTTGCTAGATCCCAGTCTGACAACACAGTAAATGTTTCCAGCAGGAAGATGGAAGTTACTCCACCAGCAAActcagcagaggcagcacagtCTCTAGAAGGACAAAGTCATGTTTTAGAAGTGTCTGAAAATAGTTTGGGAGGCTCCAAGTCACAAAAGTGTTCAGCTGAGATTGTTTCTGGACCCAGTGGTAGAgagaaacaaagtaattttagaGGACAAAGTTCAGacccaaatgtttttctttctggtgaAGCAGTTGCTCAGCTCCTCAAGGAGGATGGAAACTCTTCAGCTGATGACCAAAAGAATTGTGATGCTCTTGGAAAGGAGTCTCACAACCTAAACATGCCTTCTGACCTTATCAGCAGGGACAACTTTGGTGATATTTCCCCTGACAGTTTGAATTTTCTTGTAACTCCTGGGGAAAGCAGCCAGAGGGGCTTGGGCTCTGCAGGTTGCCCCTCTGGGGTGTCCAGGCACATCTTCAGCAGTGGGAAAGATGATGACTTCATCCCTGTTGGAGCAACTTCTTTGgaaactccagtgaaagaagaGCTTAATATTGAAGAAAGGATCCCA ATATACCTCCACAACCTGGGCATTGATCAGTCCCCTGGAACTATCCTGATGCCATTTGCACCTCGAGGACCCATCAGGGAGGTGGAATTTTCCCCTTCAGAGCTTAGAACACTGAAGGATTCCACTGACACACTGACAAGGACAGCTCCACAGCCACAAG gCAAATTCCCATCAGCACTTCAGATTACACCAACAAATTATAACCCCAGCACTTCTGCTCTCAATATGTCCCTACCAACGAGCTCAGAACTTGGCTTTGGTCTTCTGTCACTCTGTGAACTCTCTCCCCACTTCTCAAGATCTTCTGGAGACAAACCCACGAGTCAGTGCAGTGTGTTGTGCCACCAGCTGGAGGGAGCTTCTCCCTGTGCCCCTCAGGAGGAGTCAGAGTGTTCAGCTATCTCCAGAGGAGCAGAACCAAACCAGCAGCAGCCTTCCCCTGACTGTCTCTCTGACAGAGAGAGTCCCATGCTCCTTGCAAAACATCTTGAAGAACTGCTGGCTAAAAGTGAGCCCCAAGAAGTGAGGAGCAGCCCCCTGAGCTGGCCTGCTGGTTCTTCagctggagggaaaagggaaatggaagTGGACAGAGGGTCACAAACCTCAAGTGTAGGGAGTAAGAGAACCAAGGGTCAGGAAAGTGATTCCTTGGTTGGATCTGGTGCATTGCAAGAAATACACAAGCTcttggcagaggcagaggataTAGCTGGCAGGTCGTGTGATCCTGTTGTGTCCACTGCCTCTGCTAGAAAAATGGGTGAGACTTCCCCAGGGctgactaaaaaaaaagatggcacTGAAGGTTTCAGGTTAGTGAAAGACAGGAGCCCTCAGTTCCAGAAAATGCTGTCCTGGGTGGAGACTCTGACCCAGAGGAGTATGGAAGAAGAAGAGTCATTAGCCAAGCCTCTGAATTATAAAACAGGCACTTTGAAATGGGAAAATCCTTTTGAAGCCAACTTGCACAATCATGGAGAGATAGTTAAGGAGATGACCAAAGAGTTCAGGACAGAAAAATCTGCAGGAAGGTCTGAGCCTGAAGGCTGCAGTAGTGTAACTACAGACAGAAACCAACCTGGGGTTGTGGGGCTTGCCCAGAGCAATGGGAGCAGtgagggcagtgctgggagaaCCTCAGAGCTGGGGAATCCATCCTCCTCAGCCACTCTAGGCAGTGTCACCAGTGCTGCAGGAGACTTCCAGAGCATGTTGGCCAAAGCTGGGGGAGCTGGAAGCAAGGCAGGAGGCACAGGAGGGAGTGAagacagcagcagtggggatTCACTAGCTGCCCATGTCAGAAATCTTCTGAGGAGTGGCTCACGTGCAAGAGAAACACTGAAGAGTggagagggagagcagaggacAGCACAAG CATGGATGAAGCTGAGGCTGGGCAGCCAATCCCAGGAGTCTGTGACAAGCTTGAATGAAGAGCACCACCAAAGAATAGAGGAGataaaggcagagctgctgctgagtgcCAAGAAATCTGCACTTGCCAAG gattCCTGGGGATGCAGTTTGGGAGCTGCTTTTGGTTACAGCCATAAGGAGGGACTGAACACAAACCCTTTGGAAGCTTCCTGTGACAACAGGTTTCCAGCTGACAGGCAGACACCAGCAGTCAGGAGTAAAGAGCTCTCAGAGTCAAGCTTAAACCAAGCTGTGCCTTTCTACAGAGCTGATCCTGCTGAGTGCTGCCTGCTGAAGGATGTGGGGTCTCAATCTTGGAGTACCCAccaggcactgccctgcagcccccatcAGACCATTCCAAGTGCTCATCCTGATGCTGGTGAACCTCATCCATCACTGCAGAAGGAATGGGACATGTGTGTGAcaagctctgcagctgcttctgatgCACAAGTCCTTTTCCCACCTGAGAAGCAGCTCTCTGTGGAAAAGAGTCCTGAAAATGTGACCAAGCACATCACTTCTATCACCTTTGCATCCCAAAAACGTTTGCAGTCACCACTGACTTCCCTGCTGCTTGGGAGCAGTCTTACAAGAGGTGGTCTGGATGGGGTGATGCCCTGGGAGGTTGGTTCTGCTGGCACTGAGGAACAGAGCCATGGTAAACAGCCCTGGGAAAGATCTAAGACCTCTCCCCCTCCAAGCCCAATGCTTGCTGGCTCTGTCTCTAGTCAGATTGCTTTTACTGCTGAGGAAGACAGGTTTCATCATGTCTCTACTGACAGTAACAGAGCTGGAGCTCATCAAGAAGCAGCCTGTTTGTCAGATCAGGATTCTCCAAGCATCCATGCTGATGGAAGCCATCCCCTTCCTGCACAAGCTCCTCATGTTCTGCCTCAGGATGTGAGTGCACTGGGCAGGCACAGTGCCAGGCTCCTGGGGCTTGACTGTGCCACAAGATTCAATCCAGAAACAAATAGATTGAGTGAACCTCATTCTGTAagctcttcccagcaggagaaaagcagctcaCCTGGCCACATCCAGGTGTGTCAGAGCTTGGAAGGTTCAGGACCAACCACACAAAGTGATTTACTGAAGGGCCACATGAAGTtgttggaagaaaagcagaaaagccctTCTGCTGAGGTACCTCTCCTTCAGAaggaggctgggagggagcaaAGCTGCACCTCTCACCATGCAGCTGTTGCTGAGGGGTTACCCACcacatctccatctccatcaccAGCCAAGAAGGTGCTGTCCTGTGTCCACATCACTCTGTCCTCCAAGTGCAGTAactcagagctgcagagaggctTGGTTACTGAAAAGGAGATGAGATCCTGGGAGAAACCTGAAGTTAATACTCAGCCTGTGTctttgaaaactgcagaaactTTACTAGGAGCTGCTTCTGACTTTGCTCACCTTGGTCCAGAAGATCCAAGATCTTCCTCTTTCCCACCAACAGTGTCTGCAGCAGATCCCTGCTTAgtgcttccttctgctccaggcacagcaggGCAAGGGctgcccctgcagagctggcagagcccACAAACTCCTCTTCTGGGTTCAGGGGCATCTAATCTGAAGGACATCTCCATCTCCCTAGTTCCTGCAAAAACTGGGAAAAGCACTTCTGATGCTGCCACTCAGATAACAACAGAAAGTCCTGAAAAAACCAccttttcagcagaaatttgtATTCATTCAGAAGGTGGTGGCAATGCTGTGCACCAAGCCCCTCTCCAGAGAGCACCAGAGCTTCCCAACAATCCAGCATCTCTTAACAGGATTCCCCCTTTCCCAAGGCAGGGTG ATCAGCCCTTACTGCTGCCCTACAGACCTTCTGGAAGCACTGGGATGTATTATGTTCCTTATTCCAGGGCAAGACCCCAAATGTCTCCAG GGTCAAATGAGGCTCTTCCTCCAAGTGCTCCAGCAAAAGTGCTTGGTTTAAATCAGAATCCCCCAGACAGTGCCACTCTCAAGCAGAAAGCAGGAATCTACAGCAAGAGGACCAAACCCAAGCTAGCCTGGGCTGAGGAACAAATGGGAGCTTCCTCAG agCACACAGATCATTCCAAGGCTGTAAAAACCACTCATCCAGTCTTCAGATCTGCACAACTCCACCTTCCTCAcccagagcccatccctcagAGTTCCTTTCTGTCCAACACTGAGCTGCCAGAGGACAGTTGTGGTGTGGCACAGACTGGGACTTCCCCAGGTGCTGTCctgcagaaacagaggaagGCACAGCCTCAGCAGTTGGGTTTCTCTCCTGGCCACAAACCAGGTGGTGACAATGAGTTCTTCCCACTCACTGCAGAAGCAGATCACAGCAGGAATGAGGATCTGGAtgtcagcacagctctgggggACAAAACATCAGGGAGGGAGCCACAGggcagaagagaagcaggaCAGAAGGCAGGTAGAAGTTATCCTTTGCCTCACCTGGATGAGAGTGTGGAGAAAGAACTGCCACCAAGACAGAGAACCCACTCCAGTGGGAGCTTAGATGAACTCTGGATTAAGTTTTTGGAGTGCCAGAAGAGGCACCAGCACCATCATTCCAGGAGTGAGCTGACCCTGGTTGAACGTCTGGAGAGGTTGGCCAGGCTCCTTCAGAGCCCCATGAAGCAAACACTGATAGCTCCCAAACCTGGGAAGAATGTTTGTGAAAAGGAtctgaagggaagagaagagaagaaaaggagacaggCAGAAAAGAGCATGTTTAGAAGTACCTTGGAGCCTGATGCAGCATGTGTTGGAGACAGACCACATGTCACCCATGATAAAAATAGGTTTGTTGAGCTCAGGAAACACAGGTCAGGAGAGAAACTCCTCTGCCACATGAACAGAATTGTGGAGCACCAGCAGTACTTGGAAACTCCAAGTGACACTTCCTCAGGGTCAAGGCTTAGCAGAGATCCCAGCACCACCATTGCTTCCACCACTTCAGAATCAGATGTGGTGACCCTGACAGAGGTGGAAACTGCTGCTCAGACTGAGGTGAGCAGTTCCATTTCCACCATTGACACTGCCAGGCTGATCAGGGCCTTTGGGCATGAAAGAGTGGAGGTGTCCCCAAGACTGTCCCAGCTTTACTGTGCCATCAACCACCAGAAAAGGCACTCGGAGAAATGGGACAAGGGAAGTGGCAAAGCAGAGGGTGTAAAATATCCCAAGGTTGCTCCTGAGAGacatgagaaaaggaaagagatcCAG gaGGCAACCTCCCTTTCTTTGGATTCCACTTcctcaagcagcagcagcagcagctcctgggggcccagccctgccctgacCCACAAGCGAAGGACACGGATGCTCAGCAAGGGGATCCAGGCAG gacACCTGGAGATCGTGAGCAGCGCAACGAAGAAAAACACTCGGGATGTTGGTGTGACTTTTCCTACCCCAAGCCCTTGCCAGCCAAATCAACGGCCCCAGGAACCCTGGTGTTGTGTTGATGGTATTTTTGGAGGGTCAGATGGTGTGGTCACAGATCACCAGGCAGCAGGaagcaaggaaaagcagaaaggacagCCAGGCAATTTTTTTGTGGAGAAAAGGGCGAAAAGGAGCAGGCTGCATTTACCACGAG GAATTTCATGGTTTGTCCAAGCAGAAGGTTTGAAATCTGAATCTAGGAAAGAAAACCATTCCAGTCCCTTTCCTGGTCCTGGTCCCTCTTGGTTTGAACCCTTGCCCAACACAAAGTCTTGGAGAGAGCCTCTCCGAGAGAAGAACtgggaagaggagcagcagaggaacaggGCTCAGCCAGGActtccaggcagagctgctgaggaaaGGTCCTCACGACCACTTGGGAAGCTTACACTGCAG GAGGCTCTTGCTGTGCATCGCCCCGACTTCATCTCCCGCTCTGGGGAGCGTGTGAAGCACCTGAAGCTTGtgatggaggagaggaggctccAGAGTGAGCTCCAGGCTGAACGAGAAGAGCTGTTTAATcctctggagaagagaaaaggcTACAGGAATGCAAGTCACATGCTGTCTGACAGAG GTTTTCTGatcagagagaagagaaggacaATCCCAAGGAGTGAAATGGTTCAGAGATCGAAACG GATCTATGAGCAGCTGCCAGAGGtgcagaagaagagagaggaagagaagagaaaaatggaataCAACTCCTACCGCCTGAAAGCACAGCTCTACAAAATG aaaaTCACCAACCATGTCTTAGGGAGAAAGGTGCCTTGGAACTGA